A genomic region of Raphanus sativus cultivar WK10039 chromosome 6, ASM80110v3, whole genome shotgun sequence contains the following coding sequences:
- the LOC108806187 gene encoding endoplasmic reticulum oxidoreductin-2 isoform X2 → MYIGMVEDCCCDYETVNKLNTEVLHPLLQDLVRTSFYRYFKVKLWCDCPFWPDDGMCRLRDCSVCECPESEFPEPFKKPLSKDNPVCQEGKPQGAVDRTVDTRAFTGWTVTDNPWTSDDETDNAEMTYVNLLPNPERYTGYIGPSARRIWDAIYSENCPKYASEHSCQEEKILYKLVSGLHSSISVHIASDYLLDEARNLWGQNLTLLYDRVLRYPDRVRNLYFTFLFVLRAVTKAENYLVEAEYDTGKDNVIEDLKTKSLMKQLVSDPKTRAACPLPFDEAKLWKGQRGPELKQQIQKQFRNISAIMDCVGCEKCRLWGKLQTLGLGTALKILFTVNGEVSLRHNLELQRNEVIALMNLLNRLSESVKFVHEMSPVAESIAGDGTTKPNHNRT, encoded by the exons ATGTACATTGGGATGGTTGAAGACTGTTGTTGTGATTACGAGACGGTCAATAAGCTCAACACTGAGGTGTTGCATCCACTGCTTCAAGACCTTGTTAGGACATCGTTTTACCGATATTTCAAG gttaaaCTGTGGTGTGATTGTCCGTTTTGGCCTGATGATGGCATGTGCCGGTTAAGGGACTGTAGTGTTTGTGAGTGTCCTGAGAGCGAGTTCCCTGAGCCATTTAAGAAGCCGTTAAGCAAAGACAACCCTGTTTGTCAAGAAGGGAAACCACAAGGTGCTGTTGACCGTACCGTTGACACTAGAGCTTTCACTGGTTGGACTGTCACCGACAATCCCTGGACCAGTGATGATGAAACTGACAATG CTGAAATGACGTATGTTAATCTTCTCCCGAATCCGGAACGGTACACTGGATATATTGGCCCCTCCGCTAGAAGGATATGGGATGCTATATACTCTGAGAACTGTCCCAAAT ATGCATCTGAACATTCTTGCCAAGAGGAAAAGATATTGTACAAACTGGTTTCTGGTCTTCACTCATCTATTTCAGTTCATATAGCTTCAGATTATTTACTTGATGAAGCTAGAAACTTG tGGGGTCAAAACCTAACATTGTTGTATGATCGTGTGTTAAGATACCCGGATCGTGTTCGGAACCTATACTTCACATTTTTGTTTGTTCTCAGAGCAGTAACAAAG GCAGAAAATTACTTGGTAGAAGCTGAATATGATACTGGTAAAGACAATGTCATCGAGGACTTGAAGACCAAATCTCTTATGAAACAACTGGTTAGTGATCCTAAGACGAGAGCAGCTTGTCCACTACCATTTGATGAAGCTAAGCTCTGGAAAGGCCAACGTGGACCAGAACTGAAACAACAGATACAAAAACAGTTCAGAAACATAAG TGCAATAATGGACTGCGTAGGTTGTGAGAAATGTCGTCTATGGGGAAAGCTTCAGACTCTTGGCCTCGGCACTGCATTGAAAATCCTTTTCACTGTAAACGGTGAAGTCAGTCTACGTCATAAT ctggAACTGCAAAGGAATGAAGTGATTGCGCTGATGAATCTGCTCAACCGGTTATCCGAATCAGTGAAGTTTGTTCATGAAATGAGTCCTGTGGCCGAGAGTATAGCGGGAGATGGAACaaccaaaccaaatcataaCCGAACATAA
- the LOC108806187 gene encoding endoplasmic reticulum oxidoreductin-2 isoform X1: MAEKDVGNVNKAKEKRSSKRLILLIGAIAAVAVAAFLNTQDYSSIFDFTGKICNCRQAEKQMYIGMVEDCCCDYETVNKLNTEVLHPLLQDLVRTSFYRYFKVKLWCDCPFWPDDGMCRLRDCSVCECPESEFPEPFKKPLSKDNPVCQEGKPQGAVDRTVDTRAFTGWTVTDNPWTSDDETDNAEMTYVNLLPNPERYTGYIGPSARRIWDAIYSENCPKYASEHSCQEEKILYKLVSGLHSSISVHIASDYLLDEARNLWGQNLTLLYDRVLRYPDRVRNLYFTFLFVLRAVTKAENYLVEAEYDTGKDNVIEDLKTKSLMKQLVSDPKTRAACPLPFDEAKLWKGQRGPELKQQIQKQFRNISAIMDCVGCEKCRLWGKLQTLGLGTALKILFTVNGEVSLRHNLELQRNEVIALMNLLNRLSESVKFVHEMSPVAESIAGDGTTKPNHNRT, encoded by the exons ATGGCCGAGAAGGACGTCGGAAACGTTAATAAAGCAAAGGAGAAACGATCCTCGAAGCGATTGATTTTGCTGATCGGAGCTATAGCTGCCGTCGCGGTCGCCGCGTTTCTGAATACTCAGGACTACTCGTCGATTTTTGATTTCACCGGGAAAATATGCAATTGCCGTCAG GCAGAGAAGCAGATGTACATTGGGATGGTTGAAGACTGTTGTTGTGATTACGAGACGGTCAATAAGCTCAACACTGAGGTGTTGCATCCACTGCTTCAAGACCTTGTTAGGACATCGTTTTACCGATATTTCAAG gttaaaCTGTGGTGTGATTGTCCGTTTTGGCCTGATGATGGCATGTGCCGGTTAAGGGACTGTAGTGTTTGTGAGTGTCCTGAGAGCGAGTTCCCTGAGCCATTTAAGAAGCCGTTAAGCAAAGACAACCCTGTTTGTCAAGAAGGGAAACCACAAGGTGCTGTTGACCGTACCGTTGACACTAGAGCTTTCACTGGTTGGACTGTCACCGACAATCCCTGGACCAGTGATGATGAAACTGACAATG CTGAAATGACGTATGTTAATCTTCTCCCGAATCCGGAACGGTACACTGGATATATTGGCCCCTCCGCTAGAAGGATATGGGATGCTATATACTCTGAGAACTGTCCCAAAT ATGCATCTGAACATTCTTGCCAAGAGGAAAAGATATTGTACAAACTGGTTTCTGGTCTTCACTCATCTATTTCAGTTCATATAGCTTCAGATTATTTACTTGATGAAGCTAGAAACTTG tGGGGTCAAAACCTAACATTGTTGTATGATCGTGTGTTAAGATACCCGGATCGTGTTCGGAACCTATACTTCACATTTTTGTTTGTTCTCAGAGCAGTAACAAAG GCAGAAAATTACTTGGTAGAAGCTGAATATGATACTGGTAAAGACAATGTCATCGAGGACTTGAAGACCAAATCTCTTATGAAACAACTGGTTAGTGATCCTAAGACGAGAGCAGCTTGTCCACTACCATTTGATGAAGCTAAGCTCTGGAAAGGCCAACGTGGACCAGAACTGAAACAACAGATACAAAAACAGTTCAGAAACATAAG TGCAATAATGGACTGCGTAGGTTGTGAGAAATGTCGTCTATGGGGAAAGCTTCAGACTCTTGGCCTCGGCACTGCATTGAAAATCCTTTTCACTGTAAACGGTGAAGTCAGTCTACGTCATAAT ctggAACTGCAAAGGAATGAAGTGATTGCGCTGATGAATCTGCTCAACCGGTTATCCGAATCAGTGAAGTTTGTTCATGAAATGAGTCCTGTGGCCGAGAGTATAGCGGGAGATGGAACaaccaaaccaaatcataaCCGAACATAA
- the LOC108805584 gene encoding probable inactive lysine-specific demethylase JMJ19, giving the protein MGIEGNHTYSKPGNMDKLPTPPGFVSQTTFVLRNVHQGRESSRPGQDQITGLCLDDASFKLSLNSRPWILHDHTNPTSESLKPIKPEEVKERRIQRVSKNVTLEEAPVFNPTEEEFSDTLSYIASLRDKAEPYGICCVVPPPSWKPPCLLEDKEIWEVSKFDTQVQLFDANDTMVKKEGDDDDHTSETDVKFCRVERGPKKTLETFKNFADSYKKKHFSVEDEVLSSKSSSTPSLKQEPTVEDVEKEYRQLVESPVVEIEVLYGNDLDTRTFSSGFPLPGGPSESCKYKTSGWNLNNTAKLPASLLSFEDCESVGVPRLSVGMFLSSQLWKSEKDRLYSLCYLHMGAPRVWYSIAGCHRSKVMNLFPEMSGEQQSKMSREPVMIMSPYALNMEGIPVTRCVQNPGQYVILFPGSCYSAVNCGFNCLEKANFAPIDWLPHGDVAVHQNQEKKKKSLISYDKILLGAAREAVKCLKENSLSKKKTAENMRWFNSCGKEGLFTSIVKSRVKQEKSRREFLASSLKSQRMDKSFDDGVSKRECCFCFVDLHLSGVQCSCSDERYSCLSHVRNLCACPSGKKRFLYRYTIDELNILVEALELQKLSAMFRWGNFDRNFYASSPAVKSSQQTGDKGKKADEVVVPCNNKDNNTRKDVEGGGKEQGKTKVKARSIMEIMNGNDDEASGPMRPCSNKTNKTCDGGSAVVNTAKKARKG; this is encoded by the exons ATGGGAATTGAAGGCAATCACACATATTCAAAACCCGGGAACATGGACAAGTTGCCAACTCCTCCAGGTTTTGTGTCTCAAACAACGTTCGTGCTGAGAAATGTACACCAAGGCAGAGAAAGTTCCAGGCCGGGACAAGATCAGATAACTGGACTCTGTTTGGATGATGCTAGTTTCAAGTTGTCTCTTAACAGCCGACCGTGGATACTGCATGATCACACAAATCCCACCTCAGAGTCCTTAAAGCCAATCAAACCTGAGGAG GTAAAGGAAAGACGGATACAGAGAGTCTCCAAGAACGTAACCCTTGAGGAAGCTCCAGTGTTTAACCCAACCGAGGAG GAGTTCAGTGACACACTCTCGTATATTGCAAGCTTGCGTGACAAAGCTGAGCCTTATGGAATCTGCTGCGTGGTTCCTCCTCCTTCGTGGAAGCCTCCGTGTCTTCTCGAGGACAAGGAGATATGGGAGGTTTCCAAATTCGACACTCAAGTACAGCTCTTTGATGCAAACGACACAATGGTTAAGAAGGagggtgatgatgatgatcatacATCGGAGACAGATGTCAAGTTTTGTAGAGTAGAACGCGGTCCTAAGAAAACTCTGGAGACCTTTAAGAACTTTGCAGATTCATATAAGAAGAAGCATTTCAGCGTAGAGGATGAGGTTTTGAGTTCCAAGAGTTCTTCAACCCCATCACTAAAACAAGAACCAACCGTTGAAGATGTTGAAAAGGAGTATAGACAACTTGTTGAGAGTCCAGTTGTTGAGATTGAGGTTCTTTATGGGAATGATCTAGACACAAGAACGTTCAGCAGTGGGTTCCCCTTACCTGGAGGACCATCTGAATCTTGCAAGTACAAGACATCAGGTTGGAATCTGAACAATACGGCTAAGCTTCCTGCCTCTCTTCTATCGTTTGAAGACTGTGAATCAGTTGGTGTTCCTCGTCTAAGTGTAGGAATGTTTCTGTCTTCCCAGTTGTGG AAATCTGAAAAGGACAGACTCTACTCGCTCTGTTATTTGCATATGGGAGCTCCTAGAGTGTGGTACTCTATAGCAGGATGTCATCGTTCTAAGGTTATGAACTTATTCCCTGAGATGTCAGGTGAACAGCAGTCAAAGATGAGCCGTGAACCT GTGATGATAATGTCTCCATATGCGCTGAACATGGAGGGTATACCAGTGACCCGGTGTGTCCAGAACCCTGGCCAGTATGTTATACTGTTTCCAGGGTCATGCTACTCTGCAGTTAACTGCGGCTTCAACTGTTTGGAGAAAGCAAACTTTGCTCCCATTGATTGGTTACCCCATGGGGATGTTGCTGTTCATCAGaaccaagagaagaagaagaaatcattGATATCGTATGATAAGATACTATTGGGAGCTGCAAGGGAAGCTGTGAAATGCCTCAAGGAGAACTCTTTGTCCAAGAAGAAAACAGCAGAGAACATGAGATGGTTTAACTCTTGTGGTAAGGAGGGTTTGTTCACCAGCATTGTTAAG TCAAGGGTGAAGCAAGAGAAGAGCAGAAGAGAGTTCCTTGCTAGTTCACTAAAGTCTCAGAGAATGGACAAGAGTTTTGATGACGGTGTGAGCAAGAGGGAATGCTGTTTCTGTTTCGTGGATCTGCATCTCTCCGGAGTCCAGTGCTCGTGTTCCGATGAACGTTACTCGTGTCTGAGCCACGTGAGGAATCTATGCGCCTGTCCGAGTGGGAAGAAGAGGTTTCTGTATAGGTACACCATCGATGAGCTGAATATTCTTGTGGAGGCGTTGGAGCTGCAGAAACTCAGCGCTATGTTCAGATGGGGGAACTTTGATCGCAACTTTTATGCTTCTTCTCCCGCCGTTAAAAGTTCACAACAAACTGGAGACAAAGGTAAGAAAGCAGATGAGGTTGTTGTGCCTTGTAATAACAAGGACAATAACACGAGGAAAGATGTTGAAGGTGGAGGGAAGGAGCAGGGTAAGACTAAAGTAAAGGCGAGGTCTATCATGGAGATAATGAATGGGAATGATGATGAAGCGTCCGGGCCTATGCGACCTTGTTCTAATAAAACGAACAAGACATGCGATGGTGGTTCTGCTGTTGTCAACACGGCAAAGAAGGCGCGGAAGGGGTGA